The nucleotide sequence GTGATCGCAGAACACCCCGCCCTGCGAATTGATGTCGGCAATTTCTTTGGCCTCCAGCAGGAAATGCCCGGACTGCAACCCGTAGCCCTTACACTGCCCCCAGGCCACGTTGCCCCGCGCCGTGAGATTCTCGGTCAGCTGCAGTTTCAAGGCCCCGTCGATGCCGCGCTGCCAGCCGCGCTCGAACGCAAAATAATTGAGCAGCGGCGTGGTGCCGAATTGTCCCGCATCGGAGAGAAAATTACTGAGCTTGTACCACCCGGTGAACTGCAGCGTGGCGTACCGGTTCAATGCATGGTAACTCCCGACCTCGAAGTAGTGCGCGCGTTCGGCTCGTACCGTATTGTTGGTCAGATCTTCCGGCTGCGCCCTGGTCCCGAGCGTATTGAGTTTTGCAAACGAGATCGCCTCCAGATTCGGCGGCGTGAACATGCGGCCGTAAAACACGTGGAACACGTTCGACGGATTGTACTTGTAGCTCACGCCGATGCGCGGGCTGACCTGACCTTCATTGCGCTGATACTGCACGATGTCGCCGCGCAGTCCGAGGTTGAAGGTCCACTGGTCGTTGGGGCTCCACTGATCCTGAATCCAGAACTCTTGCCGATAGCCGATCTGCCGGTTGTCGGCATTGAGGCTCAGCAGGTCCCCGGTGGGATTCCCCGCCCCGTCGTCTAGAAACGTGAAGAGCCGGGTCTTGTTGACCGACTGAGTGCGGTCAAGTTGGAATCCGGCTTTGATGAGGTGTTGCTTGCTGTGCACGTAGGTGTAGTCGAAGCGAAGCCCGGTCGAATAGGCATTACGATCCTGATCGGCGGCAGAAAACGGCTCGGCCGGATCAGCCGTATAGGCCAGCAGATTGAGCGGATCGGTTTTGAACGTGGCGCGCGTATGCCGCATGTAGCCAGACAGGCTGAAGAAGTTATTGGCATTCACGTCATGCCGCCAGACCATGTGGCCGTATTGGTTGTTTTCCTTCTGAAACTCGTCGATCGCCTGCGAGGCGACTGGCGAGAACCCGGGCCGACTGCCCTGCAAGAGCGGCAACATCTGTCCGCTCGGATCCAGTTCGCCGCCTGGCGCCGTAGGGATCTGATACTTGGCGACGGAGTTGAGGAACAACCAGGTGAAGTTGTTTTTATTGTCGTGTTGATAGTCGCCCCGGATGAACGTTTGATTGCGTTCACTCTGCCCATGATAGACGGTTCGGCCCAACGTCGGCGGCTCGATGCCCCGGTTCGTCGCCGTGTGGCTGTTCAGGATATAAAATCGAAACTTCTCGCCAATGGTGCCGCCGTATTCGAAGGACGGGTTGATGGTCTTGTTCGAGCCGCCCATCATCTGCACCGACCCGAAGGACGGTTTCGTGCCGCTCTTCGTCGTGATGTCCAACACGGCCGCCGTCTTGTTTCCGTATTGCGCCTCCATGCCGCCCAGGATGATGTCCGCCCGCTCCCAGGCCCTGGGACTGATTACATCTGAAAAGGTGGAGGAGACAGTGTCCGGAATCGGCACACCGTCGATTCGCAATTGAAGATTCGCATGGTCCTGGCGAATGTGCACCTGCTTGAGCGACCCGTAGACCGCGCTCGGAATCGTCAGCAACACATCGTGGAGCTCATTGTTATTCCCGCGCGGCAGGGCCTCGATCTCCTTTCGGCTAAGAGCGTAGGTTTCGCTCGAGGCCTTGTATTGAATGGGCGCCAGAGGGGAGACGACCTCGAGTGCGATTTCCTTGGTTTTCGAGAGCGTGAG is from Nitrospira defluvii and encodes:
- a CDS encoding TonB-dependent receptor, with product MLSSVRVVSYLCLGLLLSAFALSGDPAFAQDPARTITGTVQNQDLRRVPQASVEVKDQEGTVVGTAVANDAGEFSVELPSEGTYSVSAVQDTYRSEYAIVKVGAEAPVPLSLTLSKTKEIALEVVSPLAPIQYKASSETYALSRKEIEALPRGNNNELHDVLLTIPSAVYGSLKQVHIRQDHANLQLRIDGVPIPDTVSSTFSDVISPRAWERADIILGGMEAQYGNKTAAVLDITTKSGTKPSFGSVQMMGGSNKTINPSFEYGGTIGEKFRFYILNSHTATNRGIEPPTLGRTVYHGQSERNQTFIRGDYQHDNKNNFTWLFLNSVAKYQIPTAPGGELDPSGQMLPLLQGSRPGFSPVASQAIDEFQKENNQYGHMVWRHDVNANNFFSLSGYMRHTRATFKTDPLNLLAYTADPAEPFSAADQDRNAYSTGLRFDYTYVHSKQHLIKAGFQLDRTQSVNKTRLFTFLDDGAGNPTGDLLSLNADNRQIGYRQEFWIQDQWSPNDQWTFNLGLRGDIVQYQRNEGQVSPRIGVSYKYNPSNVFHVFYGRMFTPPNLEAISFAKLNTLGTRAQPEDLTNNTVRAERAHYFEVGSYHALNRYATLQFTGWYKLSNFLSDAGQFGTTPLLNYFAFERGWQRGIDGALKLQLTENLTARGNVAWGQCKGYGLQSGHFLLEAKEIADINSQGGVFCDHMQTLTSSAIVSYRLLERTTFTGQMLFASGLRTSENEDAKTNSTHSPSYTIYNLSIAHVFPLPWEGQKFLLGFDIVNLLDQRYYINQGEGSIGLGVSHAGMPRSFFFRGQWFF